One Cryobacterium psychrophilum DNA segment encodes these proteins:
- the tmk gene encoding dTMP kinase: MTGLFITLEGGDGAGKSTQAQLLTDWLEGEGRTVVRSREPGGTEVGVEIREIVLHHRGEIAPRAEALLYAADRAQHVATKLRPALARGEVIVQDRYIDSSVAYQGAGRVLGADEVRNLSLWAAEGLLPDLTILLDLNETDARGRLDAANKRFDRLEAEKNDFHARVRAAFLALAASEPERFLVLDAAASVDTIAAQVRARVAALL; the protein is encoded by the coding sequence GTGACCGGACTTTTCATCACGCTCGAGGGCGGCGACGGCGCGGGGAAATCCACCCAGGCACAGCTGCTCACTGACTGGCTCGAGGGCGAGGGGCGCACGGTTGTGCGCTCCCGCGAGCCGGGAGGCACCGAGGTGGGTGTGGAGATTCGCGAGATCGTGCTGCACCATCGTGGTGAAATCGCGCCGCGGGCCGAGGCTCTGCTGTACGCGGCCGATCGTGCCCAGCACGTCGCCACCAAGCTGCGCCCGGCGCTGGCCCGCGGTGAGGTAATCGTGCAGGACCGCTACATCGACTCATCCGTGGCCTATCAGGGAGCCGGCCGGGTCCTCGGCGCCGACGAGGTGCGAAACCTGTCGCTGTGGGCGGCCGAGGGGTTGCTTCCCGACCTCACGATCCTGCTCGACCTCAACGAGACGGATGCCCGCGGTCGACTCGACGCCGCCAACAAGCGTTTCGACCGGCTCGAGGCGGAGAAGAACGATTTCCATGCGCGTGTGCGCGCCGCGTTCCTGGCCCTGGCCGCCAGCGAACCTGAGCGGTTTCTCGTGCTCGATGCCGCGGCATCCGTTGACACGATCGCCGCGCAGGTTCGTGCTCGTGTCGCCGCGCTGCTCTAA
- a CDS encoding DNA polymerase III subunit delta', whose protein sequence is MAVWENLTGQAEAIAIFRAAAEADSSSSMTHAWLITGPPGSGRSNLAYAFAAALICPGTPEGDRDAIRQVEARTHPDLSVLTTDGVIIKMATVKEAVARSQYSPSVGRYRVIVVEDADRMVERTSNVLLKALEEPPERTVWILCAPSEADLLPTIRSRVRTVRLRVPSIGDVADLLVERDGVDPVIAELSARQAQSHIGMARRLATNPEARLRREETLRTALGIRSVSTAVNAAARLLAIAGDDAKAITIERDAAERAGVLRSLGVEPGQSVPTGLRSQIKALEDDQKRRATRSLRDGIDRILVDLTSLYRDVMMVQLGREKSVINLELAAELHSAGASSAPAATVATLDAIALARTRIQSNVAPALALEAMLVSAIRR, encoded by the coding sequence ATGGCAGTGTGGGAAAACCTGACGGGACAGGCTGAGGCCATCGCGATCTTTCGCGCGGCGGCGGAAGCGGACTCCTCGTCGTCAATGACGCATGCGTGGCTCATCACGGGGCCGCCGGGCTCCGGCCGCTCCAACCTGGCCTACGCGTTCGCGGCCGCGCTGATCTGCCCCGGCACCCCCGAGGGCGACCGCGACGCCATCCGTCAGGTGGAGGCGCGCACGCACCCCGATCTGAGCGTGCTCACGACCGACGGGGTCATCATCAAGATGGCCACCGTGAAAGAGGCCGTCGCCCGCTCGCAATACTCACCCTCGGTGGGGCGCTACCGCGTGATCGTCGTCGAAGACGCCGACCGCATGGTGGAGCGCACGAGCAACGTGCTGCTCAAGGCGCTCGAAGAGCCGCCCGAGCGCACGGTGTGGATCCTCTGCGCGCCGAGCGAGGCCGACCTGCTGCCCACGATCCGTTCGCGGGTGCGCACGGTGCGGCTGCGCGTTCCGAGCATCGGCGACGTCGCCGACCTGCTCGTGGAACGTGACGGTGTTGACCCGGTCATCGCCGAGCTTTCCGCACGGCAGGCGCAGAGCCACATTGGTATGGCCCGTCGGCTCGCGACGAACCCCGAGGCACGGCTGCGACGCGAGGAGACCCTGCGAACGGCCCTCGGCATCCGTTCGGTATCGACGGCCGTCAACGCGGCCGCGCGACTGCTGGCCATCGCCGGCGACGACGCGAAGGCGATCACGATCGAGCGAGATGCCGCCGAACGTGCGGGCGTGCTGCGCTCGCTCGGCGTGGAGCCTGGCCAGTCGGTTCCGACCGGGTTGCGCAGCCAGATTAAGGCGCTCGAAGACGATCAAAAGCGCCGCGCGACCCGAAGCCTGCGGGACGGCATTGACCGCATTCTCGTGGACCTCACGTCGTTGTACCGGGATGTGATGATGGTGCAGCTCGGCCGAGAGAAGTCCGTGATTAACCTTGAGCTTGCTGCCGAGCTGCACAGCGCCGGTGCGTCCAGCGCTCCCGCAGCTACCGTGGCCACACTGGATGCGATCGCCCTGGCTCGTACGCGAATTCAATCCAACGTTGCACCGGCACTGGCGCTCGAGGCCATGCTCGTATCAGCCATCAGGCGCTAG
- a CDS encoding alpha/beta hydrolase, giving the protein MTHHPRLIAVLAGAVVLTLGLSGCVSAFIPKAAPTTSTPTGEAVDSALAPFYGQVLQWSDCDNEMQCATAIAPLDYSDPGAGEIDIALVRHPTTSGDRVGSLLVNPGGPGASGYDIVKNSLDFVTDDVLQSSFDIVGFDPRGVGRSSAVTCYQPEQMDEYLYGLTTAARGTDAWIAELEASSADFGAACAENTGPLLAHVDTESAARDLDLLRAVLGDEKLNYLGYSYGTYLGATFAELFPDKVGRLALDGALDPSTTNFQVTELQAKGFESALRAYLEACLVGEDCPFSGTVDDAMNTVGALLASVDVSPIIAGDGRQLGSNALLTAIITPLYQQAAWPMLSQMFAGVMTNDVTAAFGLADQYNGRQADGSYLDNSSEAFSAINCVDYAYNDDPASMRAQAAEIETAAPIIGKYMSFGDIGCANWPYKFSGERGEIHATGAAPILVIGTTNDPATPYAWAQSLSEQLDSGTLVTYEGEGHTAYNKGSDCVNRVVDDYLVKGTVPSEDPMC; this is encoded by the coding sequence ATGACACACCATCCCCGCCTGATTGCTGTTCTTGCCGGCGCTGTCGTACTCACGCTCGGGCTCAGTGGGTGCGTGTCAGCTTTCATTCCCAAGGCTGCTCCCACAACCTCTACTCCCACGGGCGAGGCCGTGGATTCTGCACTCGCCCCGTTCTACGGCCAGGTTCTCCAGTGGAGCGACTGCGACAACGAAATGCAGTGCGCCACGGCGATCGCGCCCCTCGACTACAGCGACCCCGGTGCCGGCGAGATAGATATCGCGCTCGTGCGTCACCCGACGACGAGCGGCGACCGGGTCGGTTCTCTGCTCGTCAACCCCGGCGGGCCGGGGGCGTCGGGTTACGACATCGTGAAGAACTCCCTGGACTTCGTAACGGATGACGTGCTGCAGTCCAGTTTCGACATCGTCGGGTTCGACCCGCGCGGGGTCGGTCGGTCCTCGGCCGTAACCTGCTACCAACCCGAGCAAATGGACGAATACCTCTACGGCCTCACGACCGCGGCGCGGGGAACGGATGCCTGGATCGCCGAGCTCGAGGCCTCGTCGGCCGACTTCGGTGCCGCCTGTGCGGAGAACACCGGCCCCTTGCTCGCGCATGTCGACACCGAAAGTGCTGCACGCGACCTCGACCTGCTGCGGGCCGTGCTCGGCGACGAGAAGCTGAACTACCTCGGTTACTCCTATGGCACCTACCTCGGAGCCACATTTGCCGAGCTGTTTCCGGACAAGGTCGGCCGCCTCGCTCTCGACGGCGCGCTCGACCCGTCCACCACCAACTTTCAGGTGACCGAGCTGCAGGCCAAGGGCTTTGAGAGTGCGCTGCGCGCCTACCTTGAGGCGTGCCTGGTGGGGGAGGACTGCCCGTTCAGCGGTACCGTGGACGACGCGATGAACACGGTGGGCGCGCTCCTCGCCTCCGTTGACGTCAGCCCGATCATCGCTGGCGACGGCCGTCAGCTCGGCTCGAACGCGCTGCTCACCGCCATCATTACCCCGCTCTACCAGCAGGCGGCCTGGCCGATGCTGAGCCAGATGTTCGCGGGTGTGATGACGAACGACGTCACCGCGGCCTTCGGACTGGCGGACCAGTACAACGGCCGCCAGGCGGACGGCAGCTACCTCGACAACTCCAGCGAGGCCTTCTCGGCCATCAATTGCGTGGACTACGCCTACAACGACGACCCCGCGTCCATGCGCGCGCAGGCCGCCGAGATCGAGACCGCGGCGCCGATCATTGGCAAGTACATGAGCTTTGGCGACATCGGTTGCGCCAACTGGCCGTACAAGTTCAGCGGGGAGCGGGGAGAGATCCACGCCACGGGAGCCGCACCCATCCTCGTCATCGGTACGACGAACGACCCGGCCACGCCTTATGCCTGGGCGCAGAGCCTGTCGGAGCAGCTCGACAGCGGCACCCTCGTGACGTACGAGGGTGAGGGGCACACGGCCTACAACAAGGGAAGCGACTGCGTGAACCGCGTCGTCGACGACTACCTCGTCAAGGGCACGGTGCCGAGCGAGGATCCGATGTGTTGA
- a CDS encoding site-specific integrase, with protein sequence MEYLVVAKNCHGRKTGTISQEGLGLLWIKCRDASGNIHERRSVPFTGILAEMLESQCAGKHRDDLLFTSPSREVFRSGNFRRRTFFAAVVQLRQRPTELPAITPHSLRHTAASLAISSGTSVLSVQRMLGQASAAMTLDVYSDLFEDDLDAVAEALNNRAIKTNVGKLWANTSKQLHSTADASPETPSNQDI encoded by the coding sequence ATCGAGTACCTCGTCGTTGCCAAGAATTGTCACGGTCGAAAGACCGGCACGATATCGCAAGAAGGACTCGGTCTGCTCTGGATTAAGTGCAGAGATGCGTCCGGTAATATCCACGAGCGACGTTCGGTACCATTCACGGGCATTTTAGCCGAGATGCTCGAGTCCCAATGCGCGGGCAAGCACCGCGACGATCTCCTCTTCACATCGCCGAGTCGTGAAGTGTTCCGAAGCGGAAACTTTCGCCGCCGAACATTTTTCGCCGCAGTCGTACAGCTCAGACAGCGCCCTACGGAATTACCCGCGATCACCCCGCACTCCCTGCGACACACAGCTGCGTCTTTGGCTATATCTTCCGGGACGAGCGTGCTCTCTGTGCAGCGAATGCTCGGGCAGGCCTCGGCAGCGATGACTTTGGACGTCTACAGCGACCTCTTCGAAGACGATCTAGACGCTGTTGCAGAGGCCCTAAATAACCGCGCAATAAAAACAAATGTGGGCAAATTGTGGGCAAATACGTCGAAACAGCTGCACAGCACCGCTGATGCTTCCCCAGAAACCCCGTCTAACCAGGACATTTAA
- a CDS encoding AMP-binding protein, which produces MVSIASARGLSLPRGRPDATALVADGATINYAELSLLVRERRGQLGDTRRLVMIAATSSLEPIVTYLAALEGGHPVLFVSGGADDASLAHRAAFIERFSPDVIAHDGPQGWMLEERNSGSRHAFHPELAVLGSTSGSTGSPKLVRLSFDNVRSNAASIAQYLRLGPSDRAATTLPLQYCYGLSVVNSHLLAGASVMLTERSVTDEAFWQEASAYQITSFAGVPYTFEMLEASGFAERSVPSLRYLTQAGGRLAPEMIRRFARLGEERGFELFVMYGQTEATARMAYLPPELIATAAGAIGRPIPGGHFRIDAGGTAAPDGSEGELVYDGPNVMLGYAETPADFELGRTVHELRTGDIARRRDDGLYEIVGRMNRFVKIFGLRVDLDRIERLLADEGIEVRVATAEERLLLFATSDRTAQRARERAAALVGVPMHAIGAYAVEQFPRTSNGKPDTAALVRFAGLQDRAAAAPSTVPGTTVSRGAAVSPQAIRDLLSTLLSRPEVSVDDSFAALGGDSLSYIEVSLRLEAMLGDLPRDWPTRTARELAAFATEAADDDSIARAAARPTEAPAPAVGPRTRPRFPSLVRLETPAMLRAIAIVLIVGTHADLFFLQGGAHLLLAIAGYNLARFQLASVPGRSRSRWLGRSAAQLAAPAILWIGGVALLTGQYHVTTVLLLNNLVPGDGRWNEQWQFWFLEAMLWTIVGLAVMFAVRAVDRVERRSPFAFALLGFAIALIARFAIAGTHAEYVELYTGPVVVWLIALGWLLARADTTARRVLVSVIAVVTSLGFFGDPLREAILAGGMLTLIWVPAVRAPRWMVPAVATVAGASMFIYLTHWQVYPPFEQNAPWIGTLLSLAVGVITWRVYTLANHHVSYAVRSIRAHRRHDGNELLRTALRRALGWRRNRTAGSPALEPTEMQIEHHPAINDANRASRHELGRRV; this is translated from the coding sequence ATGGTCTCGATCGCCTCTGCTCGCGGCCTGTCCCTCCCCCGCGGCCGACCTGACGCTACGGCCCTCGTTGCCGACGGCGCGACCATTAATTACGCTGAACTTTCCCTGCTGGTTCGCGAGCGCAGGGGTCAGCTCGGCGATACCCGTCGCCTCGTGATGATCGCCGCGACCAGCTCGCTCGAGCCGATCGTCACCTATCTGGCCGCACTCGAGGGCGGGCACCCTGTGTTGTTCGTCTCCGGCGGTGCCGACGATGCGAGCCTGGCCCACAGAGCAGCCTTCATTGAGCGTTTCAGCCCCGATGTCATCGCGCACGACGGCCCACAGGGGTGGATGCTTGAGGAACGAAACTCGGGCAGCCGACACGCCTTTCATCCTGAGTTAGCCGTGCTCGGAAGCACATCGGGGTCGACCGGGTCGCCGAAGCTCGTACGCCTCTCTTTCGACAACGTGCGCAGCAACGCCGCATCCATCGCGCAATATCTGCGCCTCGGACCGAGCGATAGAGCGGCGACGACCTTACCGCTGCAGTACTGCTACGGCCTGTCCGTGGTAAACAGCCACCTGCTCGCCGGCGCGAGCGTCATGCTCACGGAACGGTCCGTTACCGACGAAGCGTTCTGGCAGGAGGCATCTGCCTATCAGATCACCTCGTTTGCCGGTGTGCCCTACACCTTCGAGATGCTCGAGGCCAGCGGCTTCGCCGAACGCTCAGTGCCGAGCCTGCGCTACCTGACCCAGGCCGGTGGCCGACTCGCGCCTGAGATGATTCGTCGTTTCGCCCGGCTCGGTGAAGAACGCGGATTCGAGCTGTTCGTGATGTACGGCCAGACGGAAGCCACAGCACGGATGGCCTATCTTCCTCCTGAGCTCATCGCCACCGCCGCCGGGGCCATCGGGCGACCGATTCCCGGTGGCCATTTCCGCATCGATGCCGGCGGCACAGCTGCCCCGGACGGGAGCGAGGGGGAACTCGTCTACGACGGGCCGAACGTGATGCTCGGCTATGCCGAGACACCGGCAGATTTCGAACTCGGCCGCACCGTGCACGAATTACGGACAGGAGACATCGCGCGCCGCCGCGACGATGGACTGTATGAGATCGTCGGGCGGATGAACCGCTTCGTCAAAATTTTCGGTTTACGGGTCGACCTTGACCGTATTGAGCGGCTTCTTGCCGACGAGGGAATCGAGGTGCGCGTCGCCACTGCCGAAGAACGACTGCTCCTCTTCGCCACCTCTGATCGCACGGCACAGCGCGCACGCGAGCGCGCCGCTGCACTCGTTGGCGTGCCCATGCACGCCATCGGCGCGTACGCGGTGGAGCAGTTCCCGCGCACCTCGAACGGCAAGCCCGACACTGCGGCGCTCGTGCGATTTGCCGGGCTGCAGGATCGTGCCGCCGCCGCACCGAGCACGGTGCCCGGCACTACCGTCAGCCGCGGTGCCGCGGTCTCGCCGCAGGCAATTCGCGACCTCCTCTCGACGCTGCTCTCCCGTCCTGAGGTAAGCGTGGATGATTCATTCGCCGCGCTCGGCGGCGACTCCCTGAGTTACATTGAGGTGTCGCTTCGGCTCGAGGCGATGCTCGGCGACTTGCCGCGCGACTGGCCGACGCGCACCGCTCGGGAGTTGGCGGCGTTCGCCACCGAAGCAGCCGACGACGACTCGATTGCGCGAGCCGCGGCACGGCCCACGGAAGCCCCCGCCCCGGCCGTCGGCCCACGCACTCGTCCTCGTTTCCCGAGCCTGGTGCGCCTCGAGACACCCGCCATGCTTCGAGCGATCGCGATCGTGCTCATCGTCGGCACTCACGCCGACCTCTTCTTTCTGCAGGGTGGCGCGCACCTGCTGCTCGCCATCGCGGGGTACAACCTTGCCCGCTTCCAGCTCGCATCGGTGCCGGGACGGTCACGGTCTCGCTGGCTCGGGCGCAGCGCTGCACAGCTCGCGGCGCCCGCGATTCTCTGGATCGGTGGGGTTGCGCTTCTGACCGGCCAGTACCACGTCACCACCGTCCTGCTCCTGAACAACCTCGTGCCGGGCGACGGGCGGTGGAACGAGCAGTGGCAGTTCTGGTTCCTCGAGGCGATGCTCTGGACCATCGTCGGCCTCGCCGTCATGTTCGCTGTACGCGCCGTCGACCGCGTCGAGCGGCGCTCCCCGTTCGCCTTCGCCCTCCTCGGATTCGCCATCGCCCTCATCGCGCGCTTCGCGATCGCCGGCACCCACGCCGAGTATGTAGAGCTCTACACCGGGCCTGTAGTCGTGTGGCTAATCGCCCTCGGTTGGCTCCTCGCCCGTGCCGACACCACGGCTCGACGAGTCCTCGTCTCGGTGATCGCCGTGGTGACTTCGTTGGGATTCTTCGGTGACCCGCTGCGAGAGGCAATACTCGCCGGGGGCATGCTGACGCTGATCTGGGTACCGGCGGTTCGCGCGCCGCGGTGGATGGTGCCGGCCGTCGCCACGGTCGCGGGCGCGTCAATGTTCATCTATCTCACCCACTGGCAGGTATACCCGCCGTTTGAGCAGAACGCGCCATGGATCGGCACACTACTGTCGCTCGCAGTCGGCGTCATCACCTGGCGTGTATACACGCTGGCGAACCACCACGTCTCGTACGCCGTCCGCTCGATACGCGCTCATCGCCGGCACGACGGGAACGAGTTGCTAAGGACTGCCCTCCGTCGCGCGCTGGGGTGGCGGCGTAACCGCACTGCTGGCTCGCCAGCACTGGAGCCAACCGAAATGCAAATAGAGCACCACCCCGCCATCAACGACGCTAATCGAGCATCCCGTCACGAACTCGGCCGCCGCGTGTAA
- a CDS encoding recombinase family protein gives MDIGYARVSTAKQDLDRQIDALGAVGIPSGRIYVDKKSGATTKRPGLTAALDYARDGDVIVVHTLDRLGRTVRDTLNLIYELKERGVGVRNLADPIRVDSANPEDPMSQLAVVMLALFGQMERTYAIERAAHARAVAVSKGRQIGRPSVVDPTKLAYASHLRDTGLTMPEIVAKSGITRSSLYRYLPPRQVDQLTAGLDEVDAKRDD, from the coding sequence ATGGACATCGGTTACGCGCGCGTCTCGACGGCAAAACAAGATCTTGATCGCCAGATCGACGCCCTGGGCGCGGTTGGAATCCCGTCGGGCAGGATCTATGTCGACAAGAAATCCGGAGCAACGACCAAGCGCCCTGGTCTCACCGCCGCACTCGACTACGCGCGTGACGGGGACGTTATTGTCGTGCACACCCTGGACCGTCTCGGCCGTACCGTGCGCGACACGTTGAACCTGATCTACGAGCTGAAGGAGCGAGGCGTAGGTGTTCGAAACCTGGCCGATCCGATCCGAGTGGATTCGGCAAACCCGGAGGATCCCATGTCGCAACTGGCGGTGGTGATGCTTGCGTTGTTCGGCCAGATGGAACGAACCTACGCGATCGAACGTGCCGCCCATGCCCGCGCCGTCGCTGTCAGCAAAGGCCGGCAGATTGGCCGGCCTTCGGTAGTGGACCCGACCAAGCTCGCCTATGCGTCGCACCTACGGGACACCGGTCTGACGATGCCCGAGATCGTGGCCAAATCCGGCATTACCCGGTCAAGCCTGTACCGGTATTTGCCGCCGCGCCAGGTAGACCAGCTCACAGCTGGTCTCGACGAAGTCGATGCGAAGCGCGATGACTGA
- a CDS encoding pyruvate dehydrogenase, whose amino-acid sequence MAHTVADQLIAQLSDAGVRRIYGIVGDSLNPIVDAVRRTGGSRKGGIDWIHVRNEEAGAFAAGAEAQLTGELAVCAGSSGPGNLHLINGLYDAHRSGAPVLAIASHLPSNQIGTSFFQETHPDRLFVECSHYCELISTAGQAPRVINAAMRHAIGLRGVAVVTIPGDLAELDADRPAPTFVLPSRAALVPDEADIRALASAIDSAKTVAIFAGIGVAGAHDEVVAFADLLAAPIGHSIRGKEYIQYDNPFDVGMTGLLGYGAAHAGIHDAELLILLGTDFPYDQFLPDGRKVMIAQVDSAPDHIGRRANVEYPIHGDVRSTIAALTALVAPKANRRFLKKTLDRHHRLLDSVVGEYTDVETTIPIHPEFAASVLDELMSNDAIVTADTGMCNVWQARYITPNGRRRLIGSFLHGSMANALPQAIGAQLAYPGRQTVAMAGDGGLSMLMGELITAVAYKLPVKVVVFNNSTLGLVKLEMLVDGLPDFGVDVPAVDFATIAKAVGFHAVRVDDPRMLRSALTEALAHDGPTLVDIITDPNALSLPPTITADQVKGFGLALSKVVLNGGVGEAMRMARSNIRHLPGL is encoded by the coding sequence ATGGCTCATACCGTCGCGGATCAGCTCATCGCACAACTCTCAGACGCCGGGGTGCGGCGCATCTACGGCATCGTCGGCGACAGCCTCAACCCGATCGTCGACGCGGTGCGGCGCACTGGCGGGTCGAGGAAGGGCGGCATCGACTGGATCCATGTGCGCAACGAAGAGGCGGGAGCGTTCGCCGCCGGCGCCGAAGCTCAGCTCACCGGCGAACTCGCCGTGTGTGCGGGCAGCTCGGGCCCCGGCAACCTGCACCTGATCAACGGACTGTACGACGCTCATCGCTCCGGCGCACCCGTGCTCGCGATCGCGAGCCACCTGCCGAGCAACCAGATCGGCACGTCGTTTTTCCAGGAGACGCACCCCGACCGGCTTTTCGTCGAATGTTCCCACTACTGCGAGCTCATCTCGACCGCCGGGCAGGCGCCTCGGGTGATCAACGCCGCGATGCGGCACGCGATCGGTCTCCGCGGCGTCGCGGTCGTCACGATTCCCGGCGACCTCGCCGAGCTCGACGCCGACCGCCCAGCGCCGACGTTCGTGCTGCCGTCGCGGGCGGCGCTGGTTCCGGATGAGGCGGACATCCGCGCGCTCGCGTCGGCGATCGACTCGGCGAAGACGGTCGCGATCTTCGCGGGCATCGGTGTCGCGGGCGCCCACGACGAGGTCGTCGCCTTCGCGGACCTCCTCGCCGCTCCCATCGGACACTCGATCCGCGGCAAGGAGTACATCCAGTACGACAACCCCTTCGACGTCGGTATGACGGGACTCCTCGGGTACGGTGCCGCTCACGCCGGCATCCACGATGCCGAGCTGCTCATCCTGCTCGGCACCGACTTTCCGTACGACCAGTTCCTGCCCGACGGGCGCAAGGTCATGATCGCCCAGGTCGACAGCGCACCTGACCACATCGGACGGCGGGCGAACGTCGAGTATCCGATCCACGGCGACGTACGCTCCACGATCGCGGCGCTCACCGCGCTCGTCGCTCCGAAGGCCAATCGCAGGTTCCTCAAGAAGACCCTCGATCGCCACCACAGGCTGCTCGACTCGGTCGTCGGCGAGTACACCGACGTCGAGACGACGATTCCGATCCATCCGGAGTTTGCGGCATCCGTTCTCGACGAGCTGATGTCGAATGACGCGATCGTCACGGCCGACACCGGAATGTGCAACGTCTGGCAGGCCCGCTACATCACCCCGAACGGACGCCGTCGGCTCATCGGCAGCTTCCTGCACGGGTCGATGGCGAACGCTCTGCCGCAGGCGATCGGTGCGCAGCTCGCCTACCCGGGGCGACAGACCGTCGCGATGGCGGGCGACGGCGGGCTGTCGATGCTCATGGGTGAGCTCATCACGGCGGTCGCCTACAAGCTGCCGGTGAAGGTCGTCGTCTTCAACAATTCGACCCTCGGCCTCGTGAAGCTCGAGATGCTCGTCGACGGGCTGCCTGACTTCGGTGTCGACGTTCCCGCCGTCGACTTTGCGACGATCGCGAAGGCGGTCGGCTTCCATGCGGTGCGTGTCGATGACCCGCGGATGCTCCGCAGCGCCCTCACGGAGGCACTCGCGCACGACGGTCCCACGCTCGTCGACATCATCACCGACCCGAACGCGCTGTCGCTGCCTCCGACGATCACCGCTGACCAGGTGAAGGGCTTCGGACTCGCGCTGTCGAAGGTCGTCCTGAACGGCGGCGTGGGGGAGGCCATGCGGATGGCGCGGTCGAACATCCGCCATTTGCCTGGCCTGTAG